A genomic stretch from Streptomyces venezuelae ATCC 10712 includes:
- a CDS encoding FAD-binding and (Fe-S)-binding domain-containing protein, with protein sequence MPLFEPNPQALRPGTKRTPAPDRVPELQARGTSRRLREELTELLGPGKVLSTISDLVRYASDASPYRFVPQVVVVAEDIDDISTVLSYAHGKGREVVFRAAGTSLNGQAQGEDILVDVRRHWAGVEVLDGGTRARIRPGTTVVRANAALAPYGRVLGPDPASAIACTIGGVVANNASGMTAGTTRNSYRTVSSLTFVLPSGTVVDTADPAADEELAHAEPRLCAELMRLKAEIEADRELTERIRAKYAIKNTNGYRLDAFLDGDTPVRILRGLMVGSEGTFGFISEVVFDTLPLDREVSSALLFFPSLPAAAEAVPRFNDAGALAVELMDGNTLRASVNVAGVPADWAELPKETAALLVEFRAPDAEARAAYERAAREVLDGLDLVAPVPSVENAFTTDPGRIAGYWKARKAFVTAVGGSRPSGTTLITEDFAVPPARLAEACEALLDLQSRHGFDAAVAGHAAHGNLHFLLAFDAGDPADVERYAAFMAEFCKLTVERFDGSLKAEHATGRNIAPFLELEWGTKATDLMWRVKEAVDPDGVLAPRIVLDRDPYAHLRGLKTIPTVERIADPCIECGFCEPTCPSQDLTTTPRQRIVLRREMMRQNDGSAVETRLLESYGYDAVDTCAGDSTCKLACPVGIDTGALMKEFRHERHTPGQERVAALAAKNFRAAEASARLAVAAADRIGDRVLESVTGLARRAVSTDLVPEWLPEIPGAAARRLPRTHRPAAVAVYYPACVNRIFGGPDGGRGPSLPEAVVAVSARAGKPVWIPDDVAGTCCATIWHSKGYERGNEVMANRIVEAAWGWTAGGTLPLVVDASSCTLGIAHEVVPYLTEDNRALHAELTVLDSLVWAADELLPRLDVRRRVGSAVVHPTCSMRHLGDEEKLTELARACADEVVVPVDAGCCAFAGDRGMLHPELTASATAREAAEVTARPFDAHFSANRMCEIGMDRATGRGYGSVLLALERATRP encoded by the coding sequence ATGCCGCTGTTCGAGCCGAACCCGCAGGCCCTCCGTCCCGGTACGAAGCGGACTCCGGCGCCGGACCGCGTGCCGGAGCTCCAGGCGCGGGGCACGTCGAGGCGGCTGCGCGAGGAGCTCACCGAGCTGCTGGGCCCCGGGAAGGTCCTCTCCACGATCTCCGACCTCGTCCGGTACGCCTCGGACGCCAGCCCGTACCGCTTCGTCCCGCAGGTCGTGGTGGTCGCCGAGGACATCGACGACATCTCCACGGTCCTGTCGTACGCGCACGGCAAGGGCCGCGAGGTGGTCTTCCGGGCCGCCGGGACCAGCCTCAACGGGCAGGCCCAGGGCGAGGACATCCTGGTCGACGTCCGCCGCCACTGGGCGGGCGTCGAGGTCCTGGACGGCGGCACGCGCGCGAGGATCCGCCCCGGCACCACCGTCGTACGGGCCAACGCCGCGCTCGCCCCGTACGGGCGGGTCCTGGGGCCCGATCCGGCCAGCGCCATCGCCTGCACGATCGGCGGGGTCGTCGCCAACAACGCCTCGGGGATGACGGCCGGGACGACGAGGAACTCGTACCGGACCGTCTCCTCGCTCACCTTCGTGCTGCCGAGCGGGACCGTGGTCGACACGGCCGACCCGGCGGCCGACGAGGAGCTGGCGCACGCCGAGCCCAGGCTGTGCGCGGAGCTGATGCGGCTCAAGGCGGAGATCGAGGCGGACCGCGAGCTGACCGAGCGGATCCGCGCCAAGTACGCCATCAAGAACACCAACGGCTACCGGCTCGACGCGTTCCTCGACGGCGACACCCCGGTGCGCATCCTGCGCGGTCTCATGGTCGGCTCCGAGGGCACCTTCGGCTTCATCTCGGAGGTCGTCTTCGACACCCTGCCGCTGGACCGCGAGGTCTCCTCCGCCCTGCTGTTCTTCCCCTCCCTGCCGGCGGCGGCGGAGGCCGTGCCCCGGTTCAACGACGCCGGGGCGCTGGCCGTCGAGCTGATGGACGGCAACACCCTGCGGGCCTCGGTGAACGTGGCGGGCGTCCCCGCGGACTGGGCGGAGCTGCCCAAGGAGACGGCGGCGCTGCTGGTCGAGTTCCGGGCCCCCGACGCGGAGGCACGCGCGGCGTACGAGCGGGCGGCGCGGGAGGTGCTCGACGGGCTCGACCTGGTGGCCCCGGTGCCCTCCGTGGAGAACGCGTTCACCACGGACCCGGGGCGGATCGCCGGCTACTGGAAGGCCCGCAAGGCCTTCGTCACGGCGGTCGGCGGCTCGCGCCCCTCCGGTACGACCCTGATCACCGAGGACTTCGCGGTGCCCCCGGCCCGGCTCGCGGAGGCCTGCGAGGCGCTGCTCGACCTCCAGTCCCGGCACGGCTTCGACGCGGCCGTGGCCGGTCACGCCGCCCACGGCAACCTCCACTTCCTGCTCGCCTTCGACGCGGGCGACCCCGCCGACGTCGAGCGGTACGCGGCCTTCATGGCCGAGTTCTGCAAGCTGACCGTGGAGCGGTTCGACGGCTCGCTGAAGGCGGAGCACGCCACCGGCCGGAACATCGCGCCCTTCCTGGAGCTGGAGTGGGGGACCAAGGCGACCGACCTGATGTGGCGGGTCAAGGAGGCCGTCGACCCCGACGGGGTGCTCGCCCCGCGGATCGTCCTCGACCGCGACCCGTACGCCCATCTGCGCGGCCTGAAGACGATCCCGACGGTGGAGCGGATCGCCGACCCCTGCATCGAGTGCGGCTTCTGCGAACCGACCTGCCCCAGCCAGGACCTGACGACCACTCCGCGCCAGCGGATCGTGCTGCGCCGGGAGATGATGCGGCAGAACGACGGCTCCGCGGTCGAGACCCGGCTCCTGGAGTCGTACGGCTACGACGCCGTGGACACCTGCGCCGGTGACTCCACCTGCAAGCTGGCCTGCCCGGTGGGGATCGACACGGGCGCGCTGATGAAGGAGTTCCGGCACGAGCGGCACACCCCCGGCCAGGAGCGGGTCGCCGCCCTGGCCGCGAAGAACTTCCGGGCGGCGGAGGCCTCGGCGCGGCTCGCGGTCGCCGCGGCGGACCGGATCGGCGACCGGGTCCTGGAGTCCGTGACGGGCCTGGCCCGCCGTGCGGTCAGCACCGACCTCGTGCCGGAGTGGCTGCCGGAGATTCCGGGCGCGGCGGCGCGGCGGCTGCCGCGCACCCACCGCCCGGCGGCGGTCGCCGTCTACTACCCGGCCTGTGTGAACCGGATCTTCGGCGGTCCGGACGGCGGGCGGGGCCCCTCGCTGCCCGAGGCCGTGGTCGCGGTCTCGGCGCGGGCGGGCAAGCCGGTGTGGATCCCGGACGACGTGGCCGGAACGTGCTGCGCGACGATCTGGCACTCCAAGGGGTACGAGCGCGGGAACGAGGTGATGGCGAACCGGATCGTGGAGGCCGCCTGGGGATGGACCGCGGGCGGGACGCTGCCGCTGGTCGTGGACGCCTCCTCGTGCACGCTCGGCATCGCGCACGAGGTCGTGCCGTATCTGACCGAGGACAACCGGGCGCTGCACGCGGAGCTGACCGTCCTCGACTCGCTGGTGTGGGCGGCGGACGAGCTGCTCCCCCGGCTGGACGTGCGCCGCCGGGTCGGCTCCGCGGTGGTCCATCCGACCTGCTCGATGCGGCACCTGGGCGACGAGGAGAAGCTGACGGAGCTCGCGCGGGCCTGCGCGGACGAGGTCGTCGTTCCCGTCGACGCGGGCTGCTGCGCCTTCGCGGGCGACCGGGGGATGCTGCACCCGGAGCTGACCGCGTCGGCGACCGCCCGTGAGGCGGCCGAGGTGACGGCCCGTCCGTTCGACGCGCACTTCTCGGCCAATCGGATGTGCGAGATCGGCATGGACCGGGCCACGGGCCGCGGCTACGGCTCGGTGCTCCTCGCGCTGGAGCGGGCGACCCGCCCCTGA
- a CDS encoding Gfo/Idh/MocA family protein, whose product MNEQSPHTPSRRKVLRTTAAAAGTGLGIGALGSVTAEAAAAAPAEAPSTAAAAPRRKGATMAGVPFAGRSTVRVGLIGLGNRGGSMIGLYLALPWVRVVAVCDPVREKAERAAAKVVAAGQPAPAVYTHGEDDYENLCARSDVDFVHVATPWDSHFPIARAAMLAGKHVGVECPVAMRLDELWELVDLSEQTRRHCMQLENCCYGRNEMRVLRMAHAGKFGRLLHGAGAYNHDLRALMFSPTYYEGPWRRRWHTQLRGDLYPNHGFGPVANYMDVNRGDRAVSISSFGTPALGLAEYREEHMPPGDPSWKESYIGSDRTISLVQTAKGRVIRLEHDVSTPHPYSRINSLGGTRGVFEDYPERIYLEPDHKDDRWGDFAAYAGEFDHWLWKEHANPPGGHGGMDYIMVYRLMQCMQLGLPPDFDVYDAATWTAPVPLSHASIKANGAPQEIPDFTRGEWRKARSGVDSVKPA is encoded by the coding sequence ATGAACGAGCAGTCACCGCACACCCCGAGCCGCCGCAAGGTCCTCAGGACCACCGCCGCGGCCGCCGGGACGGGCCTCGGCATCGGCGCCCTCGGCAGCGTGACCGCCGAGGCCGCCGCCGCGGCCCCGGCCGAGGCGCCGTCCACGGCCGCGGCGGCCCCGCGGCGCAAGGGGGCCACCATGGCCGGGGTCCCCTTCGCCGGCCGGTCCACCGTCCGGGTCGGGCTCATCGGCCTCGGCAACCGCGGCGGCAGCATGATCGGCCTGTACCTCGCCCTGCCCTGGGTCCGGGTGGTCGCCGTCTGCGATCCGGTGCGGGAGAAGGCCGAGCGGGCCGCGGCGAAGGTGGTGGCCGCCGGACAGCCCGCCCCCGCCGTCTACACCCACGGCGAGGACGACTACGAGAACCTCTGCGCCCGCTCCGACGTCGACTTCGTGCACGTGGCCACGCCCTGGGACAGCCACTTCCCGATCGCCCGCGCCGCCATGCTGGCCGGCAAGCACGTCGGCGTGGAGTGTCCGGTCGCCATGCGGCTCGACGAGCTGTGGGAGCTGGTCGACCTCTCGGAGCAGACCCGCCGCCACTGCATGCAGCTGGAGAACTGCTGTTACGGCCGGAACGAGATGCGGGTGCTGCGGATGGCGCACGCGGGCAAGTTCGGCCGGCTGCTGCACGGAGCGGGGGCGTACAACCACGACCTGCGCGCGCTGATGTTCTCCCCGACGTACTACGAGGGCCCCTGGCGCCGGCGGTGGCACACGCAGCTGCGGGGCGACCTCTATCCCAACCACGGCTTCGGGCCGGTCGCCAACTACATGGACGTCAATCGGGGCGACCGGGCGGTCAGCATCAGCAGTTTCGGCACCCCGGCGCTCGGTCTCGCCGAGTACCGCGAGGAGCACATGCCGCCCGGCGACCCGAGCTGGAAGGAGTCGTACATCGGCAGCGACCGGACGATCAGCCTGGTCCAGACGGCCAAGGGCCGGGTGATCCGGCTGGAGCACGACGTGTCCACCCCGCACCCGTACAGCAGGATCAACAGCCTGGGCGGGACGCGCGGGGTCTTCGAGGACTATCCGGAGCGGATCTACCTGGAGCCGGACCACAAGGACGACCGGTGGGGCGACTTCGCGGCGTACGCCGGCGAGTTCGACCACTGGCTCTGGAAGGAGCACGCCAATCCGCCGGGCGGGCACGGCGGCATGGACTACATCATGGTGTACCGCCTGATGCAGTGCATGCAGCTCGGGCTGCCGCCGGACTTCGACGTGTACGACGCCGCCACCTGGACGGCGCCGGTGCCGCTCAGCCACGCCTCGATCAAGGCGAACGGCGCTCCGCAGGAGATCCCCGACTTCACCCGCGGCGAGTGGCGCAAGGCCCGCTCGGGCGTGGACTCGGTGAAGCCCGCCTGA
- a CDS encoding peptide-N4-asparagine amidase produces the protein MRSLKIMSMLSGLVLAAGALLTAHPAAADGPNGPTPPAEFTSDWHDPVTAAPPVETPGTRSCTVTLAAAQFRDFTPYQGTYTPPKECGTSWNKVVLRLEGSVKGRQYDRLGHLSVGGVEILRTSTPQPSPDGITWSVEKDVTRYRDTLSRPGPVEMLIGNVVNETYTGVLDVRVTLTFHTARGRVKPAAGTPDRVIPLAGSTLTTPRNTERLLAEVYATGSGGGCEEYWYLSVPDAAPYSCRATDGPHREVRVSVDGRLAGIAAPFPTVWTGGWSNPFLWYVTPGPRAFDVQPIVYDLTPFAALLNDGRAHRVEVTVAGVPAGQTGWSTPTNVLLWQDAGSRVVTGGLDRHEETAPRNSSVHTPGTGGSLHRLDTDAAHRLTVTGHLNTSHGRITTTVDRSVGHTSVHRWGEGENPDAFTARWTDRETVTSGRTVTRADRTYTMDGETTVGAGDRLRTVLTLGDRADTGVLRDGRLRSWSRLDDTYTGDATYTSGVPRDQRHAVGTTTERYRLYGSEGCYDRTLTTVQGTLTGDLRRC, from the coding sequence ATGAGATCACTCAAGATCATGAGCATGCTCAGCGGACTGGTGCTCGCCGCGGGCGCGCTCCTCACCGCCCACCCGGCCGCCGCCGACGGCCCGAACGGCCCCACGCCGCCGGCCGAGTTCACCAGCGACTGGCACGACCCGGTCACCGCCGCCCCGCCCGTCGAGACCCCCGGCACCCGCAGCTGCACGGTGACCCTCGCCGCCGCCCAGTTCCGCGACTTCACGCCCTACCAGGGCACTTACACCCCGCCGAAGGAGTGCGGCACCTCCTGGAACAAGGTCGTCCTGCGCCTCGAAGGCAGCGTGAAGGGCCGCCAGTACGACCGCCTCGGCCATCTCTCCGTCGGCGGCGTGGAGATCCTCCGCACCTCCACGCCACAGCCCTCGCCCGACGGCATCACCTGGTCGGTCGAGAAGGACGTCACCCGGTACCGCGACACCCTCAGCCGTCCCGGGCCCGTCGAGATGCTCATCGGCAATGTCGTGAACGAGACGTACACCGGCGTCCTGGACGTCCGCGTCACCCTGACCTTCCACACCGCCCGGGGCCGGGTGAAACCCGCCGCCGGTACGCCCGACCGGGTGATCCCGCTGGCCGGCTCCACCCTCACCACCCCGCGCAACACCGAACGCCTCCTCGCCGAGGTGTACGCCACCGGATCCGGCGGCGGCTGCGAGGAGTACTGGTACCTCTCCGTCCCCGACGCCGCCCCCTACTCCTGCCGGGCCACCGACGGCCCCCACCGGGAGGTCCGGGTCTCCGTCGACGGACGCCTCGCGGGCATCGCCGCCCCCTTCCCGACCGTCTGGACCGGCGGCTGGTCCAACCCCTTCCTCTGGTACGTCACCCCCGGCCCGCGCGCCTTCGACGTCCAGCCGATCGTCTACGACCTCACCCCCTTCGCCGCCCTCCTCAACGACGGCCGCGCCCACCGCGTCGAGGTCACCGTCGCCGGGGTGCCCGCCGGACAGACCGGCTGGTCCACCCCGACCAACGTGCTGCTCTGGCAGGACGCGGGCAGCCGGGTCGTGACCGGCGGACTCGACCGCCACGAGGAGACCGCCCCGCGCAACTCCTCCGTCCACACCCCCGGCACCGGCGGCTCCCTCCACCGCCTCGACACCGACGCCGCGCACCGGCTCACCGTCACCGGACACCTGAACACCTCGCACGGCCGGATCACCACCACCGTCGACCGGTCCGTCGGCCACACTTCGGTCCACCGCTGGGGCGAGGGCGAGAACCCGGACGCCTTCACCGCGCGCTGGACCGACCGGGAGACCGTGACCAGCGGCCGGACCGTCACCCGCGCCGACCGCACGTACACCATGGACGGCGAGACGACCGTCGGCGCGGGCGACCGGCTGCGGACGGTGCTCACCCTCGGGGACCGCGCCGACACCGGCGTCCTGCGCGACGGCCGGCTCCGCTCCTGGTCGCGGCTGGACGACACGTACACCGGGGACGCCACGTACACCTCCGGAGTCCCGCGCGACCAGCGGCACGCGGTCGGCACCACCACCGAGCGCTACCGGCTGTACGGCTCCGAAGGCTGCTACGACCGGACCCTGACGACCGTCCAGGGCACGCTGACCGGGGACCTGCGGCGCTGCTGA
- a CDS encoding ABC transporter transmembrane domain-containing protein, whose protein sequence is MQIQDLPYADPGVPDVRSGTRFLVWLGRQQLGGQVKSMLWGLLHHLGIAALPIGIGLAVQAVVDHDGGRLGLAAVLLVAFGAAIAAGDVMLHRTAVTNWITAAARVQQLLARKTAELGSVLTRRVAAGEVVAVSTGDVEKIGWFVEALSRFAAGAVVLVVICVGLVVYLPTLGIVVAVGVPVLALAVLPLLPRATRRADIQREKAGKATELASDTVAGLRVLRGIGGEELFLGRYRAASQEVRRAAVRSARMWALISAIQVVLPGILLIVVAGYGARLALDGRIGVGELVTVYSAVALTYHPLRNFEEIAMAYSFSRPSAKRAARVLGLARTDGPTAADGDRKASGDLYDPLTGLLAPAGRLTAVVCGDPDVAGRLADRLGGHPAEPGEGHTSVLLGGVPLDELPLEDARTAVLVQDKDPVLLSGTLQELLDVPRSGVVLPEQALAAARCEDVLDALAQASVDTDGDPMRTRITERGRSLSGGQRQRLALARSLVTDPEVLVLDEPTSAVDAHTEARVAVGVSELRATRTTVVLASSPLLLDRAERVVLVHEGQAVAVGTHRELLATEPRYRAVVTRETEEELAAARPRADAVDGLGPVGELEALEGESA, encoded by the coding sequence ATGCAGATCCAAGACCTTCCCTACGCCGACCCAGGGGTCCCCGATGTCCGCTCGGGCACCCGGTTCCTCGTCTGGCTCGGCCGTCAGCAGCTCGGCGGGCAGGTGAAGTCCATGCTGTGGGGACTCCTGCACCACCTGGGCATCGCCGCGCTCCCGATCGGCATCGGCCTCGCCGTCCAGGCCGTCGTGGACCACGACGGCGGGCGGCTCGGCCTCGCCGCGGTCCTGCTCGTCGCCTTCGGCGCGGCCATCGCGGCCGGTGACGTGATGCTGCACCGCACCGCCGTCACCAACTGGATCACCGCCGCCGCCCGGGTGCAGCAGCTCCTGGCCCGCAAGACCGCCGAACTGGGCTCCGTCCTGACCCGGCGGGTCGCCGCGGGCGAGGTCGTCGCCGTCTCCACCGGCGACGTCGAGAAGATCGGCTGGTTCGTCGAGGCCCTGTCGCGGTTCGCCGCGGGCGCCGTCGTGCTCGTCGTCATCTGCGTCGGCCTCGTCGTCTACCTGCCCACCCTGGGCATCGTCGTGGCCGTCGGCGTCCCGGTCCTCGCCCTCGCCGTACTGCCGCTCCTCCCCCGCGCCACCCGCAGGGCGGACATCCAGCGCGAGAAGGCGGGCAAGGCCACCGAGCTGGCCTCCGACACCGTCGCCGGGCTGCGGGTGCTGCGCGGCATCGGCGGCGAGGAACTGTTCCTCGGCCGCTACCGCGCCGCCTCCCAGGAGGTCCGCAGGGCCGCCGTGCGCAGTGCCCGCATGTGGGCGCTGATCTCCGCGATCCAGGTCGTGCTGCCCGGCATCCTGCTCATCGTCGTCGCCGGGTACGGGGCGCGGCTCGCGCTCGACGGCCGGATCGGCGTCGGTGAACTGGTCACCGTCTACAGCGCGGTGGCCCTCACGTACCACCCGCTGCGCAACTTCGAGGAGATCGCCATGGCGTACTCCTTCTCGCGGCCGTCCGCGAAGCGGGCCGCCCGGGTCCTCGGCCTGGCCCGGACGGACGGCCCCACCGCCGCGGACGGGGACCGCAAGGCCTCCGGCGACCTGTACGACCCGCTGACCGGGCTGCTGGCTCCGGCCGGCCGCCTCACCGCGGTCGTCTGCGGCGACCCGGACGTCGCCGGGCGGCTGGCGGACCGGCTCGGCGGCCACCCGGCCGAACCGGGCGAGGGCCACACCTCGGTCCTGCTCGGCGGGGTCCCGCTCGACGAACTGCCGCTGGAGGACGCCCGGACCGCCGTCCTCGTCCAGGACAAGGACCCGGTCCTGCTCTCGGGCACCCTCCAGGAGCTGCTCGACGTGCCCCGCTCCGGCGTGGTGCTCCCCGAGCAGGCCCTGGCGGCCGCCCGCTGCGAGGACGTCCTCGACGCGCTCGCGCAGGCGTCGGTGGACACCGACGGCGATCCGATGCGCACCCGCATCACCGAGCGGGGCCGGTCGCTCTCCGGCGGCCAGCGCCAGCGTCTGGCGCTCGCCCGCTCCCTGGTGACCGACCCGGAGGTGCTCGTCCTCGACGAGCCGACCTCGGCGGTCGACGCGCACACGGAGGCCCGGGTCGCCGTCGGCGTCAGCGAGCTGCGCGCGACCAGGACCACCGTGGTCCTCGCCTCCTCGCCGCTGCTCCTGGACCGCGCCGAGCGGGTCGTCCTGGTCCACGAGGGCCAGGCGGTCGCGGTCGGCACCCATCGCGAGCTGCTCGCCACGGAGCCCCGCTACCGCGCGGTGGTCACCCGCGAGACCGAGGAGGAGCTCGCCGCGGCGCGGCCGCGCGCCGACGCGGTCGACGGGCTCGGTCCGGTCGGCGAACTCGAAGCACTGGAAGGGGAATCGGCATGA
- a CDS encoding ABC transporter ATP-binding protein, with protein MIGLAAPEYDPAAPTTATTLPVAADATVRAYVRALLSRHRRAFALLVGVNAIAVIASMAGPYLLGSMVDELAAGARELHLERTVGLFAAALLVQTVFVRMVRLRGAMLGEEMLADLREDFLVRAVGLPPGVLERAGTGDLLSRITTDVDRLSNAMREAVPQLAIGFVWAGLLLGGLAVTAPPLALAALLAAPLLIVGCRWYFRRAPSAYRSESAGYAAVAGALAETVDAGRTVEAHRLGARRIALSDRRISEWVAWERYTLFLRSVLFPVVNITHTTVLCSVLLLGGVFVLQGWIDVGQLTTGALLAQMLVDPIGIVLRWYDELQVAQVSLARLVGVRDIEPDAGDTEVRPEGRAVRADEVRFGYREGVDVLHEVSLKVAPGTRVALVGPSGAGKSTLGRLLAGIYAPRTGSVTLGAAELARMPAERVREHVALVNQEHHVFVGSLRDNLLLARTGATDTELWAALSAVDAEVWARGLDEGLDTEVGSGGRSLTPAQAQQIALARLVLADPHTLVLDEATSLLDPRAARHLERSLGRVLDGRTVVAIAHRLHTAHDADLIAVVESGRISELGSHTELVAADGAYAALWRSWHG; from the coding sequence ATGATCGGCCTGGCGGCACCGGAGTACGACCCGGCGGCCCCGACGACGGCGACGACGCTGCCCGTCGCCGCGGACGCGACCGTCCGCGCCTATGTGCGGGCGCTGCTGAGCCGCCACCGCCGGGCGTTCGCGCTGCTCGTCGGGGTGAACGCGATCGCCGTGATCGCCTCGATGGCCGGCCCGTACCTGCTCGGTTCGATGGTGGACGAGCTGGCCGCGGGTGCGCGGGAGCTCCATCTGGAGCGCACGGTCGGCCTGTTCGCGGCCGCGCTGCTCGTCCAGACCGTCTTCGTACGGATGGTCCGGCTGCGCGGCGCGATGCTCGGCGAGGAGATGCTCGCCGACCTGCGGGAGGACTTCCTGGTCCGCGCGGTCGGGCTGCCGCCGGGCGTCCTGGAGCGGGCGGGCACGGGCGATCTGCTCTCCCGGATCACCACGGACGTCGACCGGCTCTCCAACGCCATGCGCGAGGCCGTGCCCCAGCTGGCCATCGGCTTCGTGTGGGCGGGACTGCTGCTCGGCGGCCTCGCGGTCACGGCCCCGCCGCTCGCGCTGGCCGCGCTGCTCGCGGCTCCGCTGCTGATCGTGGGCTGCCGCTGGTACTTCCGGCGGGCGCCCTCGGCGTACCGCTCGGAGTCGGCGGGGTACGCGGCGGTGGCCGGGGCCCTCGCCGAGACGGTCGACGCGGGCCGCACCGTCGAGGCGCACCGCCTCGGCGCGCGGCGGATCGCGCTGTCGGACCGGCGGATCTCCGAATGGGTCGCGTGGGAGCGGTACACCCTCTTCCTGCGCTCGGTTCTCTTCCCCGTCGTCAACATCACCCACACGACGGTGCTGTGCTCGGTGCTCCTGCTCGGCGGGGTGTTCGTGCTCCAGGGCTGGATCGACGTGGGGCAGCTGACCACGGGCGCGCTGCTCGCGCAGATGCTGGTCGACCCGATCGGGATCGTGCTCCGGTGGTACGACGAGCTCCAGGTCGCGCAGGTGTCGCTGGCCCGGCTCGTCGGCGTCCGGGACATCGAGCCGGACGCGGGCGACACGGAGGTACGGCCGGAGGGCCGGGCCGTGCGCGCGGACGAGGTCCGGTTCGGCTACCGCGAGGGCGTCGACGTGCTGCACGAGGTGTCCCTGAAGGTGGCGCCCGGCACCCGGGTCGCCCTGGTCGGCCCTTCGGGCGCCGGCAAGTCCACCCTCGGGCGGCTGCTCGCGGGCATCTACGCCCCGCGCACCGGCTCGGTCACCCTCGGTGCCGCCGAGCTCGCGCGGATGCCCGCGGAGCGGGTCCGCGAGCACGTGGCCCTGGTCAACCAGGAGCACCACGTCTTCGTGGGCTCGCTCCGGGACAACCTGCTCCTGGCCAGGACCGGGGCGACCGACACCGAGCTGTGGGCGGCGCTCTCGGCGGTGGACGCGGAGGTCTGGGCCCGGGGCCTCGACGAGGGCCTGGACACCGAGGTCGGCTCGGGCGGCCGGTCGCTCACCCCCGCGCAGGCCCAGCAGATCGCGCTGGCCCGGCTCGTCCTCGCGGACCCGCACACCCTGGTCCTGGACGAGGCGACCTCGCTGCTGGACCCGCGGGCGGCCCGGCACCTGGAGCGCTCGCTCGGCCGGGTCCTGGACGGCCGCACGGTCGTGGCCATCGCGCACCGGCTGCACACCGCGCACGACGCCGATCTGATCGCGGTGGTCGAGTCGGGCCGCATCAGCGAGCTCGGCAGCCACACGGAACTGGTGGCGGCGGACGGGGCGTACGCGGCGCTGTGGAGGTCGTGGCACGGATGA
- a CDS encoding metal-dependent hydrolase: MMGPAHSLSGAAAWLGVGAAAAAADRPMPWPVLVVGALICAGAALAPDLDHKSATISRAFGPVSKGLCEIVDKLSYAVYKATRSSADPRRSGGHRTLTHTWLWAVLIGVGASVAAVTGGRWAVLAILFVHLVLAVEGLLWRAARMSSDVLVWLLGATSAWILAGVLDKPGNGSDWFFTGPGQEYLWLGLPIVLGALVHDIGDALTVSGCPILWPIPVGRKRWYPIGPPKGMRFRAGSWVELKVLMPAFMLLGGAGGASALGFF; encoded by the coding sequence ATGATGGGACCGGCGCACTCGCTGTCCGGAGCGGCGGCCTGGCTGGGTGTCGGAGCGGCCGCGGCGGCCGCCGACCGCCCCATGCCGTGGCCGGTTCTCGTCGTCGGCGCGCTCATCTGCGCGGGCGCGGCCCTCGCTCCCGATCTGGACCACAAGTCGGCGACGATCTCGCGCGCCTTCGGACCGGTGTCCAAGGGCCTGTGCGAGATCGTCGACAAGCTGTCGTACGCCGTCTACAAGGCGACGAGGTCCTCCGCCGACCCCCGCAGGTCCGGCGGCCACCGCACCCTCACCCACACCTGGCTGTGGGCGGTCCTGATCGGCGTCGGAGCCTCCGTCGCGGCGGTCACCGGCGGCCGCTGGGCGGTGCTCGCGATCCTCTTCGTGCACCTGGTCCTGGCCGTCGAGGGCCTGCTGTGGCGGGCCGCCCGGATGTCCAGCGACGTCCTGGTCTGGCTGCTGGGCGCGACCAGCGCGTGGATCCTGGCCGGCGTCCTCGACAAGCCGGGCAACGGCTCCGACTGGTTCTTCACCGGCCCCGGCCAGGAGTACCTGTGGCTGGGCCTGCCGATCGTGCTCGGCGCCCTCGTCCACGACATCGGCGACGCCCTGACGGTCTCCGGCTGCCCGATCCTCTGGCCCATCCCCGTCGGCCGCAAGCGCTGGTACCCGATCGGCCCCCCGAAGGGCATGCGCTTCCGGGCCGGCAGCTGGGTCGAGCTGAAGGTCCTGATGCCCGCCTTCATGCTCCTGGGCGGCGCGGGCGGCGCCTCGGCCCTCGGGTTCTTCTAG